The proteins below are encoded in one region of Amycolatopsis magusensis:
- a CDS encoding HAD family hydrolase: protein MTPAAAGPLESWVVSVDLWGTLITYGDRDAESAWRIREFTTVLTAFGHDLPDGQVREAILTVRAETQQRQRATGEQPPVRGQVEQMLIVMGLPLDTRLVDTLLVPHTHAVLRACPDLIPGAHSALWALRQAGARLVLTSNTLATPASVSRLILDDHDLTTLFDDTVFSSDVGLAKPRWEMFAAVASAAGTELSRVVHVGNSLTTDIHGALNAGCRAVLFNPRGKPCPAGVRAITSLDQMPDAVLATCS, encoded by the coding sequence GTGACACCGGCGGCGGCAGGCCCGCTGGAGAGCTGGGTGGTCAGCGTCGACCTGTGGGGAACGTTGATCACCTACGGCGACCGTGACGCCGAATCCGCCTGGCGGATCCGCGAGTTCACGACCGTGCTCACCGCGTTCGGCCACGACCTACCCGACGGCCAGGTCCGCGAGGCGATCCTCACCGTGCGGGCGGAAACCCAGCAACGCCAACGCGCGACCGGCGAACAACCTCCAGTGCGCGGCCAAGTCGAGCAGATGCTCATCGTCATGGGCCTGCCCCTGGACACGCGGCTGGTCGACACCCTGCTCGTGCCGCACACCCACGCGGTTCTGCGAGCCTGCCCCGACCTCATCCCCGGCGCGCACAGCGCGCTGTGGGCGCTGAGGCAGGCCGGAGCCCGGCTTGTGCTGACCTCCAACACCCTCGCTACCCCGGCGTCGGTGTCCCGGCTCATCCTCGACGACCACGACCTGACCACGTTGTTCGACGACACCGTCTTCTCCTCCGATGTCGGGCTGGCCAAACCCCGCTGGGAGATGTTCGCCGCGGTCGCCAGCGCCGCAGGCACGGAGCTGAGCCGGGTCGTGCACGTCGGCAACAGCCTGACCACCGACATCCACGGCGCGCTGAACGCCGGATGCCGCGCGGTGCTGTTCAACCCGCGCGGCAAGCCCTGCCCCGCCGGCGTGCGGGCCATCACCAGCCTCGACCAGATGCCGGACGCCGTCTTGGCCACCTGCTCCTGA
- a CDS encoding ribulose-phosphate 3-epimerase produces the protein MLPLADLYPRDRLAVEISLWSADLADLGAEVARLTPYADVFHIDASDTRFVPSPLFFPDLVAALRPRTRVPFHVHVMAERALPLVEDFARAGVDLLSVHAEADDVADALQAIRARGGAAGLALRLDTPVDTVVAYFEDVDFVVLIGTPLGTKGTAMDPAAPDRVRQLRALVARTGRDRLPVIADGGIRENTVPDLASAGADAVVAGSLLLGSDDLAATTTWLHNQRGDVAFAGKRVEERT, from the coding sequence ATGCTGCCGCTGGCTGACCTGTACCCGCGCGACCGGCTCGCGGTCGAGATATCGCTGTGGTCAGCCGACCTGGCCGACCTCGGCGCGGAGGTCGCCCGGCTGACCCCGTACGCCGATGTCTTCCACATCGACGCCTCCGACACCCGGTTCGTGCCTAGCCCGCTGTTCTTCCCCGATCTCGTCGCGGCGCTGCGCCCGCGCACGCGGGTGCCGTTCCACGTCCACGTCATGGCCGAGCGCGCCCTGCCCTTGGTCGAGGACTTCGCCCGCGCCGGAGTGGACCTGCTGTCCGTGCACGCGGAAGCCGACGACGTCGCCGACGCCCTGCAAGCGATCCGGGCGCGGGGCGGTGCCGCCGGCCTCGCGCTGCGCCTGGACACGCCCGTCGACACCGTCGTCGCGTACTTCGAGGACGTCGACTTCGTGGTCCTAATCGGCACGCCGCTGGGCACCAAGGGCACCGCGATGGACCCGGCCGCGCCGGATCGCGTCCGGCAACTGCGGGCACTGGTCGCCCGCACGGGCCGGGACCGGCTTCCCGTCATTGCCGACGGCGGCATCCGCGAGAACACCGTTCCCGATCTCGCCTCCGCCGGCGCCGACGCCGTGGTCGCCGGATCGCTGCTGCTGGGCAGCGACGATCTCGCCGCCACCACCACCTGGTTGCACAACCAGCGGGGCGACGTGGCGTTCGCCGGAAAACGCGTCGAGGAGCGAACGTGA
- a CDS encoding AAA family ATPase has translation MIIALAGLPGVGKTTLAEQLTSHIPGALLLRKDTVRHALFGTEHTAYTRDQDDHCVQVLFATAVWQWRRAPATTVVLDGRTWLAPGQVEDLRAFAATHRHPLLLLECVCPVDVAHARLAVDHQHGLHPAANRTPQLHQELAATAVPITGTKLLLDTGKPVATNLDIVLRHLDTPSLRPTP, from the coding sequence ATGATCATAGCCTTGGCCGGGCTGCCCGGCGTCGGCAAGACCACGCTGGCCGAGCAGCTCACCAGCCACATTCCCGGCGCGCTGCTGCTGCGCAAAGACACCGTCCGGCACGCGCTGTTCGGCACCGAGCACACCGCCTACACCCGCGACCAGGACGACCACTGCGTCCAGGTCCTGTTCGCCACCGCGGTCTGGCAGTGGCGGCGTGCGCCCGCCACGACCGTCGTGCTCGACGGACGGACCTGGCTGGCCCCCGGCCAAGTCGAGGACTTGCGCGCCTTCGCTGCGACGCACCGGCACCCCCTGCTGCTGCTCGAATGCGTCTGCCCGGTCGACGTCGCTCACGCCCGGCTGGCCGTCGATCACCAGCACGGCCTCCACCCAGCGGCCAACCGCACCCCGCAACTACACCAGGAACTCGCCGCCACCGCCGTGCCGATCACAGGCACGAAACTGTTGCTGGACACCGGAAAGCCCGTCGCGACCAACCTCGACATCGTCCTGCGCCACCTGGACACTCCCTCGCTCCGTCCGACGCCCTGA
- a CDS encoding nucleotidyltransferase family protein, translating into MTDRRAGRIAEDAVRALCWGTSADSHEMIAHAVVTELGTVLEQTVRSKTLCLLAAYLHDHPVPELDRAVTRFLDNTLRTNRYKTYACRIAALADTAALHTVGVSVVVLGGLSVEHVLYASSGARQFSDIDLLIAPGDAERAHAILRTQGYQPSQDNGTWTRQTGDPIVPLLVLDLATTLPRGGTDDDVIDLLARRTGITVPQHDHPLPVLAPSDAVNHTLARLAARPRWALAADVIRQVRTTAPSAPHHAGVLAGWSVLRSHWPLLPAAPDRLLVKEEPHR; encoded by the coding sequence ATGACCGACCGACGAGCAGGCCGCATCGCCGAGGACGCCGTCCGGGCCTTGTGCTGGGGCACCAGTGCCGACAGCCACGAGATGATCGCTCATGCCGTGGTCACCGAGCTGGGCACGGTACTTGAGCAGACGGTGCGGTCGAAGACGCTCTGCCTGCTGGCTGCGTACCTGCACGACCACCCCGTCCCCGAGCTGGATCGCGCGGTGACGCGGTTCCTCGACAACACGCTGCGCACCAACCGGTACAAGACCTACGCCTGCCGCATCGCCGCGCTCGCCGACACCGCGGCGTTGCACACCGTCGGCGTTTCCGTCGTCGTGCTCGGCGGGCTCAGCGTGGAGCACGTCCTGTACGCCAGCAGCGGCGCCCGCCAGTTCAGTGACATCGACCTGCTCATCGCGCCCGGTGACGCCGAACGCGCGCACGCCATCCTCCGCACCCAGGGCTACCAGCCCAGCCAGGACAACGGGACCTGGACGCGGCAGACCGGCGACCCGATCGTCCCGCTCCTCGTCCTCGACCTGGCCACGACCCTGCCGCGCGGCGGCACCGACGACGACGTCATCGACCTGCTGGCTCGCCGCACCGGGATCACCGTTCCCCAACACGACCACCCGCTCCCCGTTCTCGCGCCGTCCGATGCGGTCAACCACACGTTGGCCCGGCTCGCGGCACGGCCGCGCTGGGCGCTCGCCGCCGACGTGATCCGCCAGGTTCGTACGACCGCGCCGTCCGCCCCGCACCACGCAGGCGTCCTCGCCGGCTGGTCGGTGCTGCGCTCGCATTGGCCTCTGCTGCCTGCCGCCCCGGACCGCCTCCTCGTCAAAGAGGAGCCGCACCGATGA
- a CDS encoding inositol monophosphatase family protein, which translates to MTTELAGLLLIAQATVEHGAAFLRTHRPRTCTGKGDRDMATDVDLAIERILRDELTRSTPGIGVQGEEEGGPTSGTRWVIDPVDGTANLTHDIPLTGISLALVVDEEPLLGVIALPQLDRTYWAAHGLGACRGGHPIRIAGPARLDEAIIAVGDYGTGPDAAARNAAMLAIHAALAPQAQRIRMLGSAAADLALLADSALGASITLGNRTWDMAAGAVIAREAGAHVTDLDGTDHTTASRCTIAAAPTLIDDILDIVQRASAINGFTGEEVVAC; encoded by the coding sequence GTGACCACCGAACTGGCAGGACTGCTGCTGATAGCGCAGGCGACCGTTGAGCACGGCGCGGCGTTCTTGCGCACCCACCGCCCCCGGACCTGCACCGGCAAGGGCGACCGGGACATGGCCACCGACGTCGACCTCGCCATCGAACGGATTTTGCGCGACGAGCTGACCCGCTCTACTCCCGGAATCGGTGTCCAAGGCGAAGAAGAAGGCGGCCCGACCAGCGGCACCCGCTGGGTCATCGACCCGGTCGACGGCACCGCCAACCTCACACACGACATCCCGCTGACCGGTATCTCCTTGGCACTGGTCGTCGACGAGGAACCTCTGCTCGGAGTCATCGCCCTGCCCCAGCTGGACCGCACGTACTGGGCGGCCCACGGTCTCGGCGCCTGCCGGGGCGGCCACCCGATCCGCATCGCCGGCCCGGCCCGGCTCGATGAGGCGATCATCGCGGTCGGCGACTACGGCACCGGACCCGACGCCGCCGCCCGCAACGCGGCGATGCTGGCGATCCACGCCGCCCTCGCGCCCCAAGCGCAACGCATCCGGATGCTCGGATCCGCCGCGGCCGACCTCGCACTGCTGGCCGACTCCGCCCTCGGCGCGTCGATCACCCTCGGCAACCGCACGTGGGACATGGCGGCCGGAGCCGTCATCGCCCGCGAAGCTGGCGCCCACGTGACCGATCTCGACGGCACCGACCACACCACCGCCTCACGCTGCACCATCGCCGCCGCCCCCACCCTGATCGACGACATCCTCGACATCGTCCAGCGTGCGAGCGCGATCAACGGCTTCACCGGCGAGGAGGTCGTGGCGTGCTGA
- a CDS encoding phosphotransferase — protein sequence MLITFEGLPGAGKSTQSRMLARCLEASGHPVTVLPDLATLDTDPVAATLVDLLRTSGDPFLRTGDAITDTMITAAIRADLVATVLDSALAENPAAVVIEDRGIHTMASYAIAALLRQHRAPTKVALDWLDALTALAGPRTTRALWLRIAPDVAARRADQRGGDRRPAFTGEQRAHLTWVDHAYALLAERDPQLTVIDAARLDPVDTHHAIHATLRQISQTGDIDLSPCAGHHETAGPVSYADHARSRPPMPNRNRESETMTTLASHREHTAPIDLLSALRTARAAGADALAATLDEHGLHALDGGRNNDVFAWTAAPTPICIKLYKKTDRQRVEREWHGLTHAAGLGSAPKPLWLDEDTEQPALGMTLLPGSPILDVLDPAAAITSLATTTRALQSIPLKEPLASLDRVDSIGHYIARLTDVWPGQLTEAADDPQTPDMLALLHRWENSGDAELLAQPATRVYSRGDANLLNWLHDGESTYVADFEYSGFSDIAVDAADHIEHISARVIPDDVWTGAEADLGVTPGNRARFDAARRTIALRWLALLWKQRTKRVEEFTALHERVRALQD from the coding sequence GTGCTGATCACGTTCGAGGGCCTGCCCGGAGCGGGCAAGAGCACACAGAGCCGGATGCTCGCGAGATGCCTTGAAGCCAGCGGCCACCCCGTCACCGTCCTCCCCGACCTGGCCACCCTGGACACCGATCCCGTCGCGGCCACCCTCGTCGACCTGCTGCGCACCAGCGGAGACCCCTTCCTGCGTACCGGCGACGCGATCACCGACACCATGATCACCGCCGCGATCCGGGCTGACCTCGTCGCCACCGTCCTCGATTCGGCGCTGGCCGAGAACCCGGCCGCCGTCGTGATCGAAGACCGCGGCATCCACACGATGGCCTCCTACGCGATCGCCGCCCTACTCCGCCAGCACCGCGCCCCCACCAAGGTCGCCCTCGACTGGCTCGACGCCCTCACAGCTCTGGCCGGGCCGCGCACCACCCGAGCGCTGTGGCTGCGCATAGCCCCGGACGTGGCCGCCCGTCGCGCCGACCAACGCGGCGGAGACCGCCGCCCCGCCTTCACCGGCGAACAACGCGCTCACCTCACCTGGGTCGACCACGCCTACGCACTGCTTGCCGAACGAGACCCGCAGCTCACCGTCATCGATGCCGCCAGGCTCGACCCGGTCGACACACACCACGCTATTCACGCCACCCTGCGTCAGATCAGCCAGACGGGCGACATCGACCTGAGCCCCTGTGCGGGGCACCACGAAACCGCCGGCCCAGTCTCCTACGCTGACCACGCCAGATCCCGTCCACCCATGCCGAACCGAAACCGAGAGTCCGAAACGATGACCACGTTGGCCAGCCACCGCGAGCACACCGCTCCCATCGACCTGCTCAGCGCCCTGCGCACCGCGCGTGCGGCCGGAGCCGACGCACTGGCCGCCACGCTCGACGAACATGGGCTGCACGCACTCGATGGTGGCCGCAACAACGACGTCTTCGCCTGGACCGCGGCCCCCACGCCGATCTGCATCAAGCTCTACAAGAAGACCGACCGGCAGCGCGTCGAGCGCGAATGGCACGGCCTCACCCACGCCGCCGGCCTCGGCAGCGCACCGAAACCGCTGTGGCTCGACGAGGACACCGAACAGCCAGCCCTCGGCATGACACTGCTGCCCGGCTCCCCGATCCTCGACGTTCTCGACCCGGCGGCGGCCATCACGTCGCTGGCCACCACCACCCGCGCGCTGCAGAGCATTCCGCTGAAAGAGCCGCTGGCCAGCCTCGATCGCGTCGACTCCATCGGCCACTACATCGCCCGGCTCACCGATGTCTGGCCCGGCCAGCTCACCGAGGCCGCCGACGACCCCCAGACCCCGGACATGCTCGCTCTCCTGCACCGCTGGGAGAACAGCGGCGACGCCGAACTGCTCGCACAGCCCGCCACCCGCGTCTACTCCCGCGGCGACGCGAACCTGCTCAACTGGCTCCACGACGGCGAGTCCACCTACGTCGCGGACTTCGAATACAGCGGCTTCTCCGACATCGCCGTCGACGCTGCCGACCACATCGAGCACATCAGCGCCCGCGTCATTCCCGACGACGTCTGGACCGGCGCCGAAGCCGATCTCGGCGTCACGCCGGGCAACCGCGCCCGGTTCGACGCCGCGCGGCGCACCATCGCCCTGCGGTGGCTCGCCCTGTTGTGGAAGCAGCGCACCAAGCGGGTCGAGGAGTTCACCGCTCTGCACGAGCGGGTTCGCGCCCTCCAAGACTGA